The DNA region GCGAAGAATTTCCGAACGAACGGTATATGGAACGATGGAAGTCTTTGGTCCGTAGGATCGATCCGATGATCGTGTCCGACCATCTCTGCTGGACGGATCAGGGCGGTAGGTATCTGCACGATCTGCTTCCGTTTCCGTTTACGGAAGAATTTCAGAAACTTGCGATAGAACGGATCGGGAAAGTGCAGGATTTCCTGGGAAGAAAGATTTTGATCGAAAACGTGTCCACTTATCTTCGTTTTCGCTCCGACCGGATGACAGAGTGGGAGTTTCTTTCCGGAGTACTTCAGGCATCCGGGTGCGGTTTACTTCTGGATTTAAATAACGTTTACGTAAATTCGTTTAATCACGGCTTTTCCGCCTTGGAATTCCTAAACGGAATCCGTTGGGAAAGCGTGGAGCAGATCCATATCGCCGGATTTACGGATGCGGACGGGTTCCTTTTCGATACGCATTCCAATCCGGTCGCGGCTCCTGTTTGGGATCTATTCCGATTCGCTCTTCCCCGGATTTCAAACGTACCGATTCTTTTGGAATGGGATGCGGAGATTCCCCCCTTTCCGACAGTCGAGGAAGAAGCGATGAAAGCCGCTTCCATTTTGGCAGAGGCGAAAGAATGAGCAATATCTTCGAGTTTAGACGCAACTTTGCGGTATCCCTGCTCTCCGAAGGGTGGACGATAGAGTTGGATCCGGAGATTCTCCCGGCCGGAACCCTGGATTCCTTTTCCGCTTTGAACGTCTATTCGCTCGGATACGGCGCCAGGTTGACCGAGGCATTAGGGGAGACCTACGAAACCGTTTGGAGAGTTTTGGGAGACGAAACTTTCTTCGAGGCTTGCCAGGAATTTATAAAAAGGAACGACTCTAAGTCGTATAATCTATCCGATTATGGGAAGGAATTTCCTTCGTTTTTGGGGGCGTCCTTTCCCGAAATTCCCTTTGTGCGCGAACTCGCCGAGTTCGAGCGTATCATCGCTTTTCTGTTCCATCTGCCTCCCGTTTTTGCCGTGGACCTTACGGAAAAAATAGCCGGAAAGAGCCCCGGGGATCTTCGATTCGTATTTTCGGAATCCTGTATCTTTTTGCGGAACGAATTCTCCGTCCGCGAACTCTGGAAGAATAGAAACCTCGAATTCCAGGACTTGTCGAACGTGAAAGAAGAAGAACGTCTTCTCCTGGGTAAGAAAGGCGAGGAATTTAGGATCGAGAGCTTGAACGAATCCGAATGGGCATTAGGAACGAAATTGAAAGAGGGAAAAACCCTCCTGGAAGCGTTAAACGAATCGGAATTTCTTCCGTCAGACGCGAACTTCGTGTCCGTTTTCGTCTCCAAACTCGTCCAAGGAGGGTTTATTCAGGATATTAGGATTTTTTAAAGGTTCCTTTTTGGGCGTCGCATTCCTTTTTGGAAACGGAAATCCAGCCTTTTCCCTTACAGGAATTTTTGCCGGCACAGGAGTGATGTTTTCCGCCGCAGTCTCCTTTTCCTTTGCACGAATTGACTCCGTGGCATTCGCCCGTCGGCTCCGCACCGGATTTGCTTTTGTCTTCCGCTATGGCTCCGCTAGTGAGTAAGCCGGTAAGAGCTGCTCCGATCAATAACTGTTTCGTAATTTCGTTCATTTTAGTCTCCGTAGATACGTTGGATCGGACCGGTCGGTTTACGACGTTTCCCGATCAACCTTCATTTCGTAGGTTCGGAGAAATGGTTACAAGGAGCGGATTTATTTCAGCAAGAAAAAGGAGAAGAAGGAAAAAGGGAGAAAAAATCTCCGACGAAACGCCCTTGCGGACGTTTCGCGGATTCGGGCGTTGTTTCCGATTATTCCGGAATCGCTTCTCCCTCGATACGGATAGAAACTTCCTCGCCGACCAGTACTCCGCCGGTTTCCAGAGTTTTATTCCAAGTCAGACCGAAATCTTTGCGGTTGATTTTGGTTTCCGCTTCGAAAGCAAGGTGGGTATTTCCCCAGGGGTCTTTCGCAGATCCGCCATATTTCACTTCCAGAACGACGGGTTTGGTGACTCCTTTGATGGTCAATTCTCCGGAGACTTTCGCGACTCCACCTTTCTTAACGGTTGCTTTCGCCGCTTTGAAAGTGATGGTTCCGAATTCGCCCGCGTCGAAAAAGTCTTTGCCTTTCAGGTGCTTGTCACGATCCGCATCGTTCGTAGAAACGGACCCGGTTTGGATCGTAACATCCAGTGCGGAAAGCGAGTTGGTTTTTTCGTCAAACGCGAATTTGCCGGAGAATTCCTTAAAGGTTCCCGGTACATTGGAGATCGCTAGGTGTTTTACCTTAAAGCCTACGGAAGTGTGGGCTGTGTCCAATTTATAGTTCGCGGCTTGTAAGCTCCCGAGGGCCAAAACGGCTAGGAGCAGGGAGAGGATGGTATATTTTTTGCTCATTCGATTCACCTGAGTCATAGTGTTGATTTGGATAGTTCATCTTGTAATAGTTTAAACTACAAGTATTTTTCTAAAAATCCTCTCGGAGAAATGAATTTATTTTTTTCCCTTTGAAGGGAATCGTCCCGTTCGGAATCCTCGATTCCGGTTTTTGGTGGATGAGGAACGATCCAAGTCGCATATTGTTTCCGGGTTCTTTCGCTTTCCGTATATTGCCGAAAGAACGGAGGTTTTAGTGGATCAGGATCGGGACCGCAAACGGGAGCTTCTTTCTTTTTTTCTATTTTCCGTTTGTTATGCGACTTTACTTTCCTTCCTAAAACCTTGGGAAGGTTTCTTTTCCGATCCATTGCTGAAGATCCACGAGTCGGTCTCTCTGGTCACTTCCGGCTTCCGGTCCGAGACTCTTACTTATCCGGGGCGCTCGCTGGATGAAGACTTCGATTTTTTCCTGTGGAAGGAAAAGTTCGTTTATCGGACTCGAGACGGGGTGGGAGGGGTTTTTCCCGTCTTCCTTTCGATACTATATTCGCCTTTTGCGATCCTGAAAGCGTATTTCCTTCTTCCTTTTTTCGGAATGATTTTCCATCTGGGTTCCGCTTGGATTTTGAGAAGGTCCTGGAATTTACCTTGGTTTTGGATCGTATTCGCCTTTTTCGGGACTTTCGTTTTCCTGATGGGTCCGGAGGCTTCCGAACATCCCATTCTCCTTTTTCTTTCTCTGGCGGGTTTTACCGGACTTTTTCGAGAAGGAAATGCGGAGCGGATTTTGGGAGGCGTTGCCATAGGTTTGGCGGTATGGCTGCGTTTGGAAGCTCTCCTGTTGTTCGCGTCCCTCTGGTTGGCAGGGGCTTTGATTCATCGTAAGGAATGGGTCCCCCGGTCTTTTTTGTTTTCCTTATCCTTTTCGATCGTTTCCATAGTATTATTTATTTTTAATATCCTGGATTACGAAAATGTCTTCGGCCCGCGTTTCTCGGAAAATTTCGGGGGAGTGGCGGAGGACACGATAGGCTCGCGGGTCTGGGACATACTCGTAGGTTCTTATCGGATGCCGGGTTATTTTCTATATTTGCCGATTTCCGTCGTACTCTTTTGGAAAGGGTTCCGTCTATGGAAAGGCTGGGAGGATTCCTTTCGGATCCTGCTTCTCGCCGTCCCGATCTTTCTACCCTTCGTCGCCTTGTCCTCTCCGAATAACGGGATTTCGAATTGGGGTCCGAGGTATTTGGGTCTTTCCCTCTTTCCACTAACGATCCTTTTACAAAGAGTTTGGGAAGGAAGCGGATGGAAGATCCTGAAGGTGAGAGGATTTGCCAACGGTTTTGCCTCGTTGCTGTTACTCTATTCTTTCGGGGTCACGCTTGCGGGAGCTCTAGTATATAAGACTAGTTTGGTACAAATCCGGGAAACGAGATCCGTTTGGCTCGGGCAGAGGGCGGAAGTGCTGATTTTTTCCGATCCGGTGCTTTGCAACTCCATCGGTACGGAATATTTTCGAAAAACGGTTTTCTGCGCCTCGAATCAGATTTCGGAGGATCGGATCGAGTCCCTTTTAAAAGATATATCCGCGAAGTTTGCCGGTAAGAGGTTGGGTTTTATAGGCTACGGAGACGAGGCCTACGCTATGGTTTCGAAAAAAGAAGAAGAAGTCACCTCGGATGCGAAACTTAAAAAATATCTGAATTCCATTTTATCCGGAAGAGAAAAGCGGGACTTCTGGATCCGGTCTTTTCGTTCCAGATTCAAAGACGAAATCGTGAGGAACAAAAAGGCTTGGGAATATCGCGAATACGAAATTCAGTGATCCGAGCTGTGTTCTGTTCGTTTATCCGAAAAGATTATACCGGATGATGCAATAGATGGCTCGGAATCCGTCCTTCCACCCGATCTTTTTTCCTTCCGCGTAGGTTCGGCCGTAATAGGAAATGCCTACTTCGTAGATGCGGATGCCGGGAATCTTCGCGATTTTGGCCGTGATTTCCGGCTCGAAACCGAAGCGATCCTCTTTGATTCGGATTCCTTGGATGATTTCCCTCCGGAATGCCTTGTAACAGGTTTCCATGTCCGTGAGATTGATGTTCGTAAACATATTGGAGAGAGTGGTCAACAATAGATTTCCTAGTCTGTGCCAGTAATAAACGACGCGATGGGGGTGGTTTCCCATGAACCTGCTTCCGAATACCACGTCCGCTTTGCCTTTATAAATCGGATCCACTACCGTAGGGATTTCGAAGGGATCGTATTCCAGATCGGCATCCTGCACGATCACGATATCTCCGGTGGCGGCTTGGAATCCCGTCCTAAGTGCGGCGCCTTTCCCTTGGTTTTTTTCGTGGAGAACCAATCGGTCGTAGAGTTTTTTGAACGCCGGGGTCCGGAGCAATTCGCGGGTGCCATCCGTGGAAAAGTCGTCGACAACGATGATTTCCTTGGCCTTGAACGGGACCTTTCGGACCGTTTCCAGAATGTTTTTTATGGTCTGTTTTTCGTTATAACAGGGAATGACGATGGATAGTTTCATTTTGAATCCAAGCCGACCAGTTCATTCATTCGAAAATCCCGAATGATGTTTTCGACCCGGACTATTATTTTTTCCAATGCGATACCGAAAAGTACATTCTTGTAGGTCTCGGCCGCTTTCGGAAATTCCCGGTCGGAGACCTGAACGGTCATCCGATCGCTTACCCGATTTTTTTCGATGCAATCCTGGATATTCCGAATCAGTTTCGCCAGGGAAAGACAGACCTCTTTCAGAATGTTTTGCGAGTCCCTTTCCATAGCGGATTGGTTCCCGTTCGCGTCCAACAAGGCTTTGATATGTTCGGCGATTCTGAGTGAAGGCAGCCCTCTTTTCGAGATTCCGATTCTTTCGATGACGGAAAGGGAATCCTGAAAGGAAGAATACTCTGGAGTTCCGCGAAAGATATGGATCAGAACGGGATATTCCGTTTCGGCAAAATTAGTCATCGCTCCGTAAAAATAACGCATCTCCGTTCTGGCTAGAGGATGAAAATCGATTCTGGGGTATTTGGAAAGTTTCTCCTCCTGCTCGTCCAGAATCCGATTCAAAGTCTCCCCTTTGGCAGCGTTCTTCCTTTCCACGAGTTCCCGGTGCTTTGCCTTGACCTTCTCCAAAAAAGACACTTCGTCCTGCAGGAATTTTTCCAGATTTCCCTTATGCTTCAAGGTTTGGATGTACCTGTCTTCGAAACCTTTGTTATCGAAAAGTTTCGGACTTTGCTGGGCCCCCTCCCGGTATTCGGAGCGGATCTTTTCCACGATTTTTTTAAGTTCTTCGTCTGTCAGAGGCATGTTGGAAGGTTCTACCCTTCATGATCGACCCATTTTTGCAAGGACATAAGCGTCGCGCCTATATCCTCGGAGCAATATAATAAAGCGCTGCGAGCGTCCTTGAACATCTGCTGGTGGTTGTAGGCGATCTGCTTCAAATGGTTCTCGTTTTTGGTATTCAGCACGTTTAAGGTGTCTAGAACCATTTTCTTCAATTTTTTGGAGAGAGAAAGTAGCATTTCCTGCATTTCCCATCGTATGACCAGTTGTAGCTTTTCGAAGTCGTTCGTTTTTGACTGTAAGATCTGTTTTTTAGAGGACTCGTATTTTGCGGTATAGTACGTGATCGATCTGGGAAAAGAAGTCAATTCCTTATGATAGTTCAGTATCTTGTCCAATTTTTGGAAAAACTCCAGGTCGTACTCTCTGTTCAGGTTCCCTACGATATTCTTATTCTCGGATGGATCGCCGGTAGCTTCGAAGATTTTGGAACTCCGGATATTGTTCAAAACGGATTCGATTCTTTCTTTGATCCGTTGGAATTCGGACAATTTCCCCTCTATGAAGCCGGCTTCCCTGTTATAATTTCTGTCTTCCGGATCGATGAAAGAAGGAGTTTCATCCTGCTTGTTTTCGATGTGATTTTCTATAATGTTTAAATCGACTTTCGAGAGATCGAATCGGTCAAGATTTGCCGGAACTATTTTGGGGGTCTGTTCCGGAGAATCTTTTTTAGCGGGAGCGGTATCGGCTCCCGGTTCGGAGAGAGCCTTTTCCGAGTTTGCGGCGGGAATCTGTTCTTCCGTATTGGTTTTTTCCGCAAGCGATTCCATCCACTCCGGACTCTTGTCTTTGGTGTTCTTTAATAGGGCGGAGAGTTTTCCCAGATCTAAAGGAGCCCTTTTGCCCGGCTGCTTTGCTCTGGGTTTCTGGTAAGGAAGAGCATCCGAGGCTTTTTGGAGAGCGATCCTTACGAGTTCAGCCTTACGACTTTCCTTATTAAAACGGACAGCATATCTGTTGCCGAAACGATCGATGTATTTTACCCCGAGTTGGGATACGGAGAGCTTGTTCGGATCGATTTCACCGATGGAATTGACAACTATGTACTGAGACTCTTGCCTGGAAATCATTGTCGTTTCGCTCTCTTTTACAATTGAGTGTATCTGACGAGAGGAAGAGGAATAAAAAAACGGAAGAGTTTCATTTGATTCCTTTTTTAAATTTTTTGAGCCGTTTTTATTGGGAATCATCCGGAAAAAATTTCTTTCCGAAACCGTATTTTCGGGAATGCGTACCGAAGGCTCCCACCTGGCAAAGGACCGACCTATGTCTCTTTTCAGGAGGGAAAAGAATCTTAAAAAAACCGAATTGACACATAGGGAAGGTACGAAAATCTGGATAGTATCCCTTGATAGGAAGGTTCCATCCTTGGCGAATATAAAATCTTCAGAAAAAGATATCCGTAGGACGAAGCGCAGAAATGCCGCGAATTCCCAAAATCGGAACCGCCTTAGGACCCAAGCAAAAAAGATCCTGAAGGCGATCCAAGATGGTGAAAAAGAGTCGCTGAAAGGTCTGTACAGCGAATATGCTTCCCTTCTGGACAAAGCAGCCAATACCAACCTCATCCACTCTAAAAACGCGGATCGTAAAAAGAGCAGGATGGCACTGCGCATTCATCGCCAAGCAGCAGCAGGCGTATAAAAACCGTTTTCATAACGGGCGATTAGCTCAGCTGGGAGAGCGCCTCCCTTACAAGGAGGATGTCGGCAGTTCGATCCTGTCATCGCCCATGTCATTTTTTTATTTCAAGAGATTCATCCCGGAACCATGGTTTTAGATCCACGATCCACGGTTTTCCAACACCCCGATCTGATGGTTTCCGTCTCCGGAATCCGGGGAATTATTCCTACAGGGTTCAGTTCCGACGTCATTTATGACGCTCTGCGCGCGTTCGGTTCCTGGCTCCGCGGAAACACCGTGGTCATCGGCCGGGATTCCCGTCCAAGCGGCCAGTTTCTGGAAAACATCGCCATCGGAGTCATGCAAGGATTGGGCAAAAACGTGATCCTATTGGGCGTGGTCCCGACTCCTACCGTTAAGGCGGTTGTAAACCAGACCGGTGCGGCAGGTGGGATCATGATTTCCGCTTCTCACAATCCTATCATATGGAACGCGTTTAAATTCATTGGTCCAGGCGGGTTTTTTACGGGAGCCAAGGACCTGGAAGAGATCTTGGAGATCGTAAAGAACCAGAGCTATAAGCCTTTTCAGTTCAAACCCGGTTCGAAATTGGAGTCGGGAAGGGATAGGATCCAAGCTCATATCGATGCGGTTCTTTCCAGGGTGAACGTCTCCGCGATTAAAAAAAGGAAATTCTCCGTATTTTTGGATGCGGTCAACGGGGGAGGAAGCTTCGTTTTACCCGAATTGTTAAAACAATTGGGTTGCAAGGTGATCCCGCTTCATTGTTCCCCCGACGGAACATTTCCGCGTCCTCCGGAACCGACGCCGGATGCTTTGCGCCAATCTTCCCGAGCGATGAAGCAATCGGGAGCTACGGTGGGGTTCGCTTTGGATCCCGATGCGGATCGTTTGGTTCTGCTCACTCCGAAAAAGGGGGCGATTTCCGAGGAATATACGCTTCCTTTCAGCTTTCTTTCTTACCTCCAAACGAATCGACCGCCCAAAAAAGCCTCTCTAACCGTGAACCTGTCCACTAGCTTTATTAACGAATGGGTAGCATCCTCCGCCGGAATTCCAACTTACCGTTCCAAGGTGGGGGAAGCGAACGTTGTGTCCGAAATGATACAGCGTAAATCCGTTTTCGGAGGAGAAGGGAACGGCGGAGTCATCGATCCGATGATTCCTTCCTTCGGTCGGGATTCCCTTTCCGGGGTGGCGCATGTATTGAATCTGCTTGCCCTAAAGGGAGAAGGCATCGATTCTGTACTGAACGGTCTTCCCGCCGTATTTATGCGTAAAATCGCATATAAAATCGGCGGTAAAAAAACGGAGGAGATCTATTCGCAATTCCGAAGCACGTTTCCCGAACATGGGGAAGATGTCCGCGACGGTCTGCGTCTAGCTAGTGAGGACTCTTGGATTCATATTCGTCCCTCGAATACGGAGCCGATTCTAAGAGTGATCGCCGAAGCA from Leptospira fletcheri includes:
- a CDS encoding DUF692 domain-containing protein, with the translated sequence MQGRLEKPGLERTRKSLIGVGLRSEHYPYLRQNKPEKISWFEAITENYMDSEGKPLLMLENLRKDFPVALHGVSLSLLGEEFPNERYMERWKSLVRRIDPMIVSDHLCWTDQGGRYLHDLLPFPFTEEFQKLAIERIGKVQDFLGRKILIENVSTYLRFRSDRMTEWEFLSGVLQASGCGLLLDLNNVYVNSFNHGFSALEFLNGIRWESVEQIHIAGFTDADGFLFDTHSNPVAAPVWDLFRFALPRISNVPILLEWDAEIPPFPTVEEEAMKAASILAEAKE
- a CDS encoding DNA-binding domain-containing protein; its protein translation is MSNIFEFRRNFAVSLLSEGWTIELDPEILPAGTLDSFSALNVYSLGYGARLTEALGETYETVWRVLGDETFFEACQEFIKRNDSKSYNLSDYGKEFPSFLGASFPEIPFVRELAEFERIIAFLFHLPPVFAVDLTEKIAGKSPGDLRFVFSESCIFLRNEFSVRELWKNRNLEFQDLSNVKEEERLLLGKKGEEFRIESLNESEWALGTKLKEGKTLLEALNESEFLPSDANFVSVFVSKLVQGGFIQDIRIF
- a CDS encoding YceI family protein gives rise to the protein MSKKYTILSLLLAVLALGSLQAANYKLDTAHTSVGFKVKHLAISNVPGTFKEFSGKFAFDEKTNSLSALDVTIQTGSVSTNDADRDKHLKGKDFFDAGEFGTITFKAAKATVKKGGVAKVSGELTIKGVTKPVVLEVKYGGSAKDPWGNTHLAFEAETKINRKDFGLTWNKTLETGGVLVGEEVSIRIEGEAIPE
- a CDS encoding LA_3751/LA_3752 family putative glycosyltransferase, producing MDQDRDRKRELLSFFLFSVCYATLLSFLKPWEGFFSDPLLKIHESVSLVTSGFRSETLTYPGRSLDEDFDFFLWKEKFVYRTRDGVGGVFPVFLSILYSPFAILKAYFLLPFFGMIFHLGSAWILRRSWNLPWFWIVFAFFGTFVFLMGPEASEHPILLFLSLAGFTGLFREGNAERILGGVAIGLAVWLRLEALLLFASLWLAGALIHRKEWVPRSFLFSLSFSIVSIVLFIFNILDYENVFGPRFSENFGGVAEDTIGSRVWDILVGSYRMPGYFLYLPISVVLFWKGFRLWKGWEDSFRILLLAVPIFLPFVALSSPNNGISNWGPRYLGLSLFPLTILLQRVWEGSGWKILKVRGFANGFASLLLLYSFGVTLAGALVYKTSLVQIRETRSVWLGQRAEVLIFSDPVLCNSIGTEYFRKTVFCASNQISEDRIESLLKDISAKFAGKRLGFIGYGDEAYAMVSKKEEEVTSDAKLKKYLNSILSGREKRDFWIRSFRSRFKDEIVRNKKAWEYREYEIQ
- a CDS encoding glycosyltransferase family 2 protein, translated to MKLSIVIPCYNEKQTIKNILETVRKVPFKAKEIIVVDDFSTDGTRELLRTPAFKKLYDRLVLHEKNQGKGAALRTGFQAATGDIVIVQDADLEYDPFEIPTVVDPIYKGKADVVFGSRFMGNHPHRVVYYWHRLGNLLLTTLSNMFTNINLTDMETCYKAFRREIIQGIRIKEDRFGFEPEITAKIAKIPGIRIYEVGISYYGRTYAEGKKIGWKDGFRAIYCIIRYNLFG
- a CDS encoding LIC_10450 family protein, coding for MISRQESQYIVVNSIGEIDPNKLSVSQLGVKYIDRFGNRYAVRFNKESRKAELVRIALQKASDALPYQKPRAKQPGKRAPLDLGKLSALLKNTKDKSPEWMESLAEKTNTEEQIPAANSEKALSEPGADTAPAKKDSPEQTPKIVPANLDRFDLSKVDLNIIENHIENKQDETPSFIDPEDRNYNREAGFIEGKLSEFQRIKERIESVLNNIRSSKIFEATGDPSENKNIVGNLNREYDLEFFQKLDKILNYHKELTSFPRSITYYTAKYESSKKQILQSKTNDFEKLQLVIRWEMQEMLLSLSKKLKKMVLDTLNVLNTKNENHLKQIAYNHQQMFKDARSALLYCSEDIGATLMSLQKWVDHEG
- the rpsT gene encoding 30S ribosomal protein S20, with product MANIKSSEKDIRRTKRRNAANSQNRNRLRTQAKKILKAIQDGEKESLKGLYSEYASLLDKAANTNLIHSKNADRKKSRMALRIHRQAAAGV
- the glmM gene encoding phosphoglucosamine mutase, with product MVLDPRSTVFQHPDLMVSVSGIRGIIPTGFSSDVIYDALRAFGSWLRGNTVVIGRDSRPSGQFLENIAIGVMQGLGKNVILLGVVPTPTVKAVVNQTGAAGGIMISASHNPIIWNAFKFIGPGGFFTGAKDLEEILEIVKNQSYKPFQFKPGSKLESGRDRIQAHIDAVLSRVNVSAIKKRKFSVFLDAVNGGGSFVLPELLKQLGCKVIPLHCSPDGTFPRPPEPTPDALRQSSRAMKQSGATVGFALDPDADRLVLLTPKKGAISEEYTLPFSFLSYLQTNRPPKKASLTVNLSTSFINEWVASSAGIPTYRSKVGEANVVSEMIQRKSVFGGEGNGGVIDPMIPSFGRDSLSGVAHVLNLLALKGEGIDSVLNGLPAVFMRKIAYKIGGKKTEEIYSQFRSTFPEHGEDVRDGLRLASEDSWIHIRPSNTEPILRVIAEARTKKDLSALMDIAGKIMENS